A single Anopheles funestus chromosome 2RL, idAnoFuneDA-416_04, whole genome shotgun sequence DNA region contains:
- the LOC125760991 gene encoding serine-rich adhesin for platelets isoform X1: MHLHFEKNSNTRCDCPILSLSWMGKVPDDIPEEEGWKLNRTNYYQEGWLATGNVRGIVGVTFTTSHCKKNVDYPLRTNYNLRGHRSDVILVKWNEPYQKLASCDSSGIIFVWIKYEGRWSVELINDRNTPVTHFSWSHDGRMALICYQDGFVLVGSVAGQRYWSSMLNLDATITCGIWTPDDQQVYFGTTQGQIIVMDVHGAMVSQVPLSSDVGITAMAWSCEKFKMEEGEDTEPGVTNASKRSFVLAVSFQNGYIYLLKSYDDITPSQIHTGMNGELGIVMEWSNSRELLAVAGTELGNPHVTDIHGATVYNNLLKFYTESGNLLYTAKIPNSAYPVSALTWGHNDKRIFIATGTQVHIAWVSRRVASLQLFCRLKVQTSLASEALLPRLPLPGRIKALIGNLFAQTIRCCVPDLKSLREFVSRPPACSTRLHCTMIRHDDDSNQSSGTCYTLYLEFLGGLVPLLKGKRTSKIRPEFVIFDPQVDEVSTYCTYSSDSTTTTTTTKSSSTSSHSTTGTNGRSDSSESDIDDECRKPTCSNRKNRTKCDNICLIAGSPRLDRKRKTGTKKRNPSSNDRSPNQNSDSTENNEDLAYLDTLPEHVKLVEVTSNIWGTKFKIHGLAKTLPANLGQVTYKTSLLHLQPRQMKLVITELRDDFPTGPDPNFNPNIFSEDEEDQQHQQQLQQQHQHHQQHTHQMQHHSQHHSNGTHSQSLGTSSRDSSGSGAISRKLLNESAPPIAPMSPRPNRFPSRPRRQQHQPSALAGCSSATGGLSRNGLPGLGPLARAESYEDDTDGAESSVVVVSDLHSAAARTPPRQSIGYSLVSRPSSASSNQSRVAISPLYCEGSVPTLQSPKNAVAPSDIIFDRPPAGQTTLMSYSSNNDYIGSLVQVKNALVSSDHHHGRSTMNTTMPLNLNLNLDRTEANRSMCTNGSSGKDTQLANARCTPKKQNLKFIDEESTPSTSATAVVSASIQTPTPSNSTTTAAPTTAADSNGLETPMSETGCGMHRTPTVASMMPFIPSSASGTTSTRIPDSITRSCSVGYLDNMTIVPGEEALSMMRRDAPYKRLVLVDKKRQKKYKRNLDELRQATRLRVDAKSKSLDSCSDILQDVPNLNRDLINLFRQMPKVNELSENETEYSSSDQLIVGGKSCLKEINGVVARKGAPMKFGPGVSGQGGSKTPVLNRKEKPKSCSICKQISPTVNSTEPICVKCRKTSIVQDVPVDDGRKESSVGAAGTTTTNDSQVITNGHDTVSAGKPPQAPPKAKRTTLGQYIRSACSNHYGDHSNGKDSNGAVTSSGKGGGFFDRKSSSTHQQQNLQQSQVASSECTAGSSDPPAAPAPSNSTPSRSVARIVTSFTDSPLFSRRNRQAKAMESGADSTKPPSESNTPILLRWNANRHNKQSKADSVDSPKKHRRNGSCPGPSNESSIDGGESSIGMASASSQTEDPRPSGSGHNGPGGLISRWRDMEDGGRQSTPPASPARLARSSPASPTPSKKSKRHQSASPIRHILNSPLLNRRQRKKQHTESSDDENGGGGSHNHSSPSNHTDDSSGSTSAKQYRDLETFQKAQLRQKLKRGKIEPNGVASSSQSPAPVRREFVMHNKAPMWNENSQVYQLDFGGRVTQESAKNFQIEFRGKQVMQFGRIDGNAYTLDFQYPFSALQAFAVALANVTQRLK, encoded by the exons GAAGAGGGATGGAAGTTAAACCGTACCAACTACTATCAGGAAGGTTGGTTAGCAACGGGGAACGTGCGGGGAATTGTTGGAGTCACGTTCACGACCTCACACTGCAAGAAAAATGTCGATTACCCGCTAAGGACAAACTACAATCTTCGTGGACATCGGTCCGAT GTGATCCTGGTTAAGTGGAACGAACCCTACCAGAAGCTGGCAAGCTGTGATAGTTCCGGCATTATCTTCGTATGGATAAAGTACGAAGGTCGATGGAGCGTGGAGCTCATCAATGATCGTAACACACCGGTGACACACTTTTCCTGGTCACACGATGGGCGGATGGCGTTGATCTGCTACCAGGATGGTTTTGTGCTGGTCGGTTCCGTCGCTGGGCAGCGATATTGGTCGTCGATGCTGAATCTGGACGCAACCATCACGTGCGGTATCTGGACGCCAGACGATCAGCAGGTGTACTTTGGCACTACCCAGGGACAAATCATTGTGATGGATGTACACGGTGCGATGGTGTCACAGGTACCGCTCAGCTCGGATGTAGGCATTACGGCGATGGCATGGTCGTGCGAGAAGTTCAAGATGGAGGAAGGTGAAGATACGGAACCGGGCGTTACCAACGCATCGAAGCGTAGCTTCGTGTTGGCCGTGAGCTTCCAGAACGGGTACATTTATCTGCTAAAGTCGTACGACGATATTACCCCAAGCCAAATCCATACGGGCATGAACGGTGAGCTAGGAATTGTGATGGAGTGGAGTAACTCGCGGGAACTGTTGGCCGTCGCCGGGACAGAGCTGGGCAACCCGCACGTGACTGATATCCATGGTGCTACGGTGTACAACAATCTACTCAAGTTCTACACCGAATCCGGTAATCTTCTCTACACCGCCAAAATTCCAAATAGTGCG TATCCAGTTTCTGCCCTTACATGGGGTCATAATGATAAGCGAATTTTCATAGCGACGGGAACACAGGTACATATTGCTTGGGTTTCAAGACGCGTCGCATCGCTGCAGCTGTTCTGTCGTCTGAAAGTGCAAACTTCGTTGGCTTCGGAAGCATTGCTGCCAAGACTGCCCCTGCCCGGTCGGATAAAGGCACTGATCGGGAATCTGTTTGCTCAAACCATACGG TGCTGTGTTCCCGATTTGAAGTCACTACGAGAGTTTGTGTCGCGTCCGCCAGCCTGTTCGACGCGATTGCACTGTACGATGATACGACACGATGACGATTCCAACCAGAGCTCAGGGACATGCTACACGCTCTATTTGGAGTTTCTCGGTGGTCTGGTGCCACTGCTCAAAGGCAAACGAACCTCCAAAATACGGCCAGAATTTGTGATATTCGATCCTCAGGTTGATG AAGTTTCTACATATTGTACATATTCATCTGATTcgaccaccaccacaaccacGACGAAAAGTTCTTCGACATCTAGTCACTCCACAACTGGCACAAACGGTCGCTCAGATAGCTCGGAGAGCGACATCGATGATGAATGCCGTAAGCCAACGTGCTCCAATCGTAAGAATCGAACGAAATGTGATAATATTTGTCTTATTGCAGGGTCTCCACGGCTAGATCGAAAACGAAAGACTGGGACGAAAAAACGCAACCCTAGCAGCAACGATCGATCTCCGAACCAGAATTCCGACTCCACAGAAAATAATGAAGATTTAGCTTATCTCGACACATTACCAGAG CACGTGAAGCTTGTTGAAGTAACGTCCAACATCTGGGGAACAAAGTTTAAGATACATGGGCTAGCCAAAACTCTCCCGGCTAATCTCGGACAAGTGACGTATAAAACGTCGCTACTCCATCTACAGCCACGCCAGATGAAACTAGTCATTACGGAGCTGCGCGACGATTTCCCCACCGGCCCGGATCCTAACTTTAATCCGAACATTTTTTCCGAGGACGAAGAAgatcagcagcatcagcaacagctgcagcagcaacatcagcatcatcaacagcaCACGCATCAAATGCAGCATCACTCACAGCACCATTCCAACGGTACACACAGTCAATCGCTAGGAACGTCCTCCAGAGACAGTTCCGGTTCGGGTGCTATTAGTCGAAAGTTGCTAAACGAAAGTGCCCCACCAATCGCACCGATGTCTCCACGTCCGAATCGTTTTCCTTCGCGACCTCGCCGGCAACAGCACCAACCATCGGCATTGGCCGGATGTTCATCAGCAACCGGTGGACTCTCACGCAATGGTTTGCCGGGATTGGGTCCACTAGCACGTGCCGAATCGTACGAGGACGATACAGATGGGGCAGAATCTTCCGTTGTAGTCGTGAGCGATCTTCATAGTGCCGCCGCACGAACTCCACCACGTCAAAGCATTGGGTACAGTCTCGTTAGTCGACCATCATCCGCCTCTAGCAATCAATCACGCGTTGCCATTAGCCCGCTTTACTGCGAGGGTTCGGTGCCAACGCTTCAATCGCCGAAGAATGCTGTAGCGCCGAGTGATATTATCTTCGATCGCCCACCAGCAGGACAGACGACACTTATGAGCTATTCTAGCAATAACGACTATATTGGTAGCTTGGTCCAGGTAAAGAATGCTCTTGTATCATCCGATCACCATCATGGACGCAGCACAATGAATACGACCATGCCATTAAACTTAAATCTCAATCTTGATCGTACGGAAGCGAATCGATCGATGTGCACGAACGGTAGTAGTGGGAAAGACACGCAACTAGCCAATGCCCGGTGCACaccgaaaaagcaaaacctcaAATTTATCGACGAAGAATCGACGCCCAGTACATCGGCTACTGCTGTAGTTTCTGCCTCGATACAAACTCCTACGCCTAGTAATTCTACCACTACCGCTGCACCGACAACCGCTGCCGATTCGAATGGACTTGAGACACCCATGTCGGAAACGGGATGTGGTATGCACCGAACTCCTACCGTTGCTTCGATGATGCCTTTCATCCCTTCGAGCGCTTCCGGAACTACAAGTACCCGCATTCCAGATTCAATTACGCGTAGCTGCAGTGTGGGATATTTGGATAACATGACGATTGTGCCGGGTGAGGAAGCTCTCTCAATGATGCGGCGTGATGCACCTTACAAGCGACTCGTACTGGTCGATAAGAAACGACAGAAGAAATACAAACGCAACCTAGACGAATTGCGCCAAGCGACAAGATTGCGAGTGGACGCGAAATCAAAAAGCCTTGACTCCTGCTCGGATATTTTACAAGACGTGCCCAATCTAAACCGTGATCTGATCAACCTGTTCCGCCAGATGCCGAAAGTGAACGAACTGTCCGAAAATGAGACAGAATATTCTTCGTCCGATCAACTGATTGTCGGTGGGAAAAGTTGCTTAAAGGAGATAAATGGAGTGGTCGCACGAAAGGGTGCACCGATGAAGTTTGGCCCAGGAGTATCCGGTCAGGGTGGATCAAAAACTCCAGTACTGAATCGTAAAGAAAAgccaaaaagttgttccatttGTAAACAGATCTCTCCGACGGTTAACTCCACCGAACCAATATGTGTGAAGTGTCGCAAAACTAGCATCGTTCAGGACGTGCCGGTGGATGACGGTAGAAAAGAAAGCTCGGTGGGTGCAGCGGGAACAACGACGACAAATGATTCGCAGGTAATTACCAACGGTCATGATACGGTGAGTGCTGGCAAGCCACCTCAGGCACCACCTAAAGCTAAACGTACCACTCTTGGACAGTATATCCGGTCAGCGTGCAGCAATCACTACGGCGATCACTCGAATGGGAAAGACTCGAACGGTGCCGTTACGTCGTCTGGGAAAGGTGGCGGATTTTTCGATCGCAAGTCTTCGTCCACCCATCAGCAGCAGAACTTACAACAGTCACAGGTAGCGAGTAGTGAATGTACGGCAGGAAGTTCAGACccgccagcagcaccagctcCGTCCAACAGCACACCATCCCGTTCGGTGGCCAGGATCGTAACGAGCTTCACCGATAGTCCTCTATTTTCACGACGCAACCGACAAGCCAAAGCGATGGAAAGTGGAGCAGACTCCACTAAACCGCCGAGCGAATCGAACACACCGATTCTACTGCGCTGGAACGCAAACCGACACAACAAGCAAAGTAAAGCGGATTCTGTCGATTCACCGAAGAAGCATCGTCGCAACGGTAGCTGCCCGGGACCGAGTAACGAGTCGTCCATCGATGGTGGAGAATCGTCCATTGGAATGGCTTCGGCATCATCGCAAACGGAAGATCCACGACCGAGCGGATCGGGACATAATGGGCCGGGGGGGCTTATTAGTAGATGGCGCGATATGGAAGATGGTGGCCGTCAGTCTACACCACCGGCCTCACCAGCACGACTAGCGCGAAGTTCTCCGGCATCGCCCACACCAAGCAAGAAAAGCAAACGGCACCAAAGTGCTTCGCCTATAAGGCACATTTTGAACTCTCCCCTGCTAAATCGGCGCCAgcgaaaaaagcaacacaccgAAAGCTCCGACGATGAGAATGGTGGCGGTGGTAGCCACAACCACAGCAGTCCCAGTAACCATACGGATGACAGCAGTGGTAGTACGAGCGCGAAACAGTACCGTGATCTTGAAACGTTCCAGAAGGCACAGCTACGACAGAAG CTGAAACGTGGAAAAATCGAACCGAATGGTGTGGCCAGCTCTTCGCAATCACCTGCCCCGGTACGTCGCGAGTTTGTGATGCACAATAAGGCCCCGATGTGGAATGAAAACAGTCAAGTTTATCAGCTAGATTTTGGTGGGCGCGTTACACAGGAATCGGcgaaaaactttcaaatcgAATTTCGTGGCAAACAG GTTATGCAATTTGGGCGCATCGATGGTAACGCGTACACGCTCGACTTCCAGTACCCATTTTCGGCCCTGCAAGCATTTGCTGTCGCACTGGCGAACGTTACACAGCGGCTAAAATAG